A part of Theobroma cacao cultivar B97-61/B2 unplaced genomic scaffold, Criollo_cocoa_genome_V2, whole genome shotgun sequence genomic DNA contains:
- the LOC18612087 gene encoding probable leucine-rich repeat receptor-like protein kinase At1g35710 produces MPLPLKVLFFLNLVLVSSFNFIASTASSISATAPVGVTEVEALLVWKASLDKESQSTLSSWVGTRPCTWIGIICGSFGSITHLNLSSSDLKGKLEGLNFSLFPNLTHVDLSINSLYGSIPSIGNLINLSVLYLYNNKLSGSIPQEIGLLRSLSSLALSNNNFTGPIPASIGNLTNLSFLYLYNNKLSSSIPQEIGLLRSLSDLQLSYNNFTGPIPASIGNMIHLSVLYLNNNKLSNFIPQEIGLLRSLSDLGLSDNNLTGPIPASIGNLTNLSILYLYSNKLSGSISQEIGLLRSLSSLALSDNNFTGPIPASIGNLTNLSFLYLYSNKLSGSIPQEIGLLRSLSSLTLSDNNFTGPIPASIGNLTNLSFLYLYSNKLSGFIPQEIGLLRSLSNLALSDNNFTGPIPVSIGNLTNLSVLNFYSNKLSGSIPQEIGLLRSLSSLTLSDSNFTGPIPASIGNLTNLSVLNFYSNKLSGSIPQEIGLLRSLSDLELFDNNFTGPIPVSIGNLTNLSVLNLYYNKLSSSIPQEIGLLRSLSDLELSNNNFTSLIPASMGNLTNLSVLNFYSNKLSGSISQEIGXISLQMYPF; encoded by the coding sequence ATGCCCTTGCCACTCAAAGTCCTCTTCTTCCTCAACCTTGTTTTAGTTTCTTCTTTCAACTTCATTGCTTCGACTGCTTCTTCAATATCTGCAACAGCTCCTGTAGGAGTGACGGAAGTAGAGGCACTTTTAGTATGGAAGGCTAGTCTTGACAAGGAAAGTCAATCCACCTTGTCTTCTTGGGTCGGAACCAGGCCCTGCACTTGGATAGGGATCATTTGTGGTTCGTTTGGGAGCATCACTCATCTAAACCTTTCCTCTTCAGATTTGAAAGGGAAGCTAGAAGGTTTGAACTTCTCCCTTTTTCCCAACCTTACTCATGTTGATCTTAGCATTAACTCACTCTATGGAAGTATTCCTTCGATAGGAAATTTAATAAACTTATCTGTTCTTTACCTTTACAACAACAAACTCTCTGGTTCCATTCCCCAAGAAATTGGGTTATTAAGATCTCTTTCTAGCCTTGCATTGTCTAACAACAATTTCACAGGTCCAATCCCTGCTTCAATAGGAAATTTGACAAACTTATCCTTTCTTTACCTTTACAACAACAAACTCTCTAGTTCCATTCCTCAAGAAATTGGATTGTTAAGATCACTTTCTGATCTTCAATTGTCTTACAATAATTTCACAGGTCCAATCCCGGCTTCAATAGGAAATATGATACACTTATCCGTTCTTTACCTTAATAACAACAAACTCTCTAATTTCATTCCTCAAGAAATTGGGTTGTTAAGATCTCTTTCTGATCTTGGATTGTCTGACAACAATTTAACAGGTCCAATCCCTGCTTCAATAGGAAATTTgacaaacttatccattcttTACCTTTACAGCAACAAACTCTCTGGTTCCATTTCCCAAGAAATTGGATTGTTAAGATCTCTTTCTAGCCTTGCATTGTCTGACAACAATTTCACAGGTCCAATCCCAGCTTCAATAGGAAATTTGACAAACTTATCTTTTCTTTACCTTTACAGCAACAAACTCTCTGGTTCCATTCCCCAAGAAATTGGGTTGTTAAGATCTCTTTCTAGCCTTACATTGTCTGACAACAATTTCACAGGTCCAATCCCTGCTTCAATAGGAAATTTGACAAACTTATCTTTTCTTTACCTTTACAGCAACAAACTCTCTGGTTTCATTCCCCAAGAAATTGGATTGTTAAGATCTCTTTCTAACCTTGCATTGTCTGACAACAATTTCACAGGTCCAATCCCAGTTTCAATAGGAAATTTGACAAACTTATCTGTTCTTAACTTTTACAGCAACAAACTCTCTGGTTCCATTCCTCAAGAAATTGGGTTGTTAAGATCTCTTTCTAGCCTTACATTGTCTGACAGCAATTTCACAGGTCCAATCCCTGCTTCAATAGGAAATTTGACAAACTTATCTGTTCTTAACTTTTACAGCAACAAACTCTCTGGTTCCATTCCCCAAGAAATTGGGTTGTTAAGATCTCTTTCTGATCTTGAATTGTTTGACAACAATTTCACAGGTCCAATCCCAGTTTCAATAGGAAATTTGACAAACTTATCCGTTCTTAACCTTTATTACAACAAACTCTCTAGTTCCATTCCTCAAGAAATTGGTTTGTTAAGATCTCTTTCTGACCTTGAATTGTCCAACAACAATTTCACAAGTCTAATCCCAGCTTCAATGGGAAATTTGACAAACTTATCTGTTCTTAACTTTTACAGCAACAAACTCTCTGGTTCCATTTCCCAAGAAATTGGANATATTAGTTTGCAGATGTACCCATTCTGA